DNA sequence from the Mangifera indica cultivar Alphonso chromosome 18, CATAS_Mindica_2.1, whole genome shotgun sequence genome:
GTCTCCAAAAGAGTGTATGTAACGCCAATTTGCGCCTGGAAAACTCATCTTCAAATCTCCTATTCATTTCAGAAGCTCTCTCATCGTCATCGTCTTCCATATGGCCGTGGATGGGTCCTATGTATTTCATGTTTTGCAAGTGATATTTCAGAGTCTGGAGTCCAGGGACTTCATGTATCTTTCACGTCGGCACGGGGTAGCTGCACAGCTTGACATGTTGAAAACAGATTTTAGATATATTCAAAAAGACCTCATCGATTTAGAGAGGCATCAACTCCACTACGAGGCAGCAACTATGAAATTGTGGCTGGACGATTTACTGGACTTGGCTTATGATTTGGATGACATGGTGGATGGATTTGCAACTGATATGTTAGGGCGTAAGCTGATGGCCCAACATTATTTTAGCATTAGCAAGGTGCGTAACCTTATCCCTGATTGTTTTACTCATTCCACTCCAAATATCGGCATGGTGTCCAAGATTGAAGATATCGCTCGTCATTTGAAAAAATTCACTGGAACAACTGCGCCCTTACGTTTTCCGAAATTACAACCGTCCTTAAGTTTATCTACACATTTTTGCTTTCACGGCCGAGATGCAGATAAAGCCAAGATACTTGAAATGGTGTTAAGTGaggaatcaaattatataagcaTTGTTGGAATGGGAGGAATTGGCAAAACAAGTCTAGTTGTGCGGGTCTACAGCGACAGGGCTTTGGATGGTTTCAATATCAGAGCGTGGGTAACTGTTTCTTATGGCTCCAATAGTCAACGAATTTGCGAGCAACTTCTCGAGGCGATTACTTTATCCCCTTGCACGTTTGATGAATTAGAAGAAGCACTAATTGAGCTGAGAAACACtgtaattggaaaaaaattcttgtttgtCTTGGATGATGTCTGGATTGAGAATGATCACGATTGGGAACTCCTTGGGACAACTTTTGTGGCTGGAGCAGCTGGAAGTAAAATAATTGTGACTACACGTAATGTCGCTGCTGCTTTAACAATGCAGCCCAGCATCTGTTATAACTTGAATCTCCTAACAAAAGATGCTTGCTGGGCTATATTTGAGTTTATGGCTGGTGGAATTAATCCACAACTAATTTCACCACAAATTCGAGAGAAAGTTGTTGAAAAGATCCAAGGCTTGCCTTTGGCTGCACGCACTCTTGGTCGCATGTTAAGCTGTGAGAAAAGAAATGAGTGGGAAAACATATTGAATGAAGaaagattcaatttttcatatgaATCTGAAATTATCCGTGTGTTAGAAATAAGTTACACTAGGCTTCCTTCTCATGTAAAAGGTTGTTTTACTTATTGTGCAATTTTACCAAAGGATTATGAATTTGAGGAAAAGGAACTTGTACTTTTATGGGCTGCAGATGGTCTGATCCTTTCACCATATGGAGGCCAAAAGACATTGAAAGATGTGGGTAGTGAATATTTTAAAGCTTTACTGGAAAGGTCAATTTTTCAACCATCAAGCACTAATGCTTCTAAGTTTAGAATGCATGGCATTTTATTCAGTCTAGCGCAAAGGATTTTGGGAGGAAGAAATTTTAAGTTGGGAGAGGATTTAAAAACCTCAAAAAGATTTGATAAGATTCGgtatttttcttacatttgtGATAATTATGAtcgaaaagaaaaatttaaagatcTCCACAGAATGACTCACCTAAGGACTTTCTTGTCAACTGCTAGAGGTGACAATACTCGATACTTGAGTAAcatgattcttttttatttgttaccAAAGTTGAAAACATTGAGGGCATTATCTCTAGAAAGTTATTACATTACAATGCTACCAGATTCAATTGGAGATTTGAAACTTCTAAGGTATCTCAATCTATCTAATATTGAGATCAGAAGTGTGCCTGAATCAACAAGTTTATTATTTAACTTGCAATGTTTGATATTAAAACATTGTTTCCGGCTTATCAGGTTGCCTTCTAATGTTGGAAGTTTGGTCAATCTATATCACCTTGACATTAGAGGAGTGAAGTTAGCAGAGATGCCTTTGGGaatggaaaatttgaaatatcttCAAGTGTTGTCTAATTTTGTTGTGGGCAAAGACAAGGGATCTTGtataaaagttttgaaaaatttgagatttctcTCTGGGGAACTTTGCATTTCAAGATTAGAGAATGTAGTTCTTGATTTCCAAGGATCTATTTTAGCCGATAAGAACAGCCTAGAAGTGTTGGTATTAGAATGGGGATGTCAACATGATGATTCACGAGACAaggcaaaagaaaataaagtacTTGACATACTTCAACCTCATAAAAATCTAAGCAAACTTACAATCAAATGTTATGGTGGTCTGGTATTTCCATCTTGGGTAGGAGATCTGTCATACTCCAACTTGGTGGCCCTAAGATTggaaaattgtgaaaaatgcACAATGTTGCCGCCACTTGGGCAATTAAGCTTGCTTAAAACACTCACCATCAAAGGCTTGGTAGGACTAAATAGGATTGGATTGGAAATTTATGGGGAAAATTGCTCTAGACCTTTTCCATCTTTAGAGACTCTTTGTTTTGATGATTTGCTAGAATGGGAGTATTGGGACCAtatcaaagaaaataagtgtGTCAACAGTTTTACTTGCTTGCAAGAGCTTTCCATCATAGATTGCCCAAATCTATATGGCCAGTTACCAGACCATCTTTCTTCATTGGAGAAGATTGTGATTCGTGAGTGCAAGCGGTTGGTAGTTTCATTCAATCATCTTCCTTCATTGAAAGAACTTTTGATTCATGAATGTCAACAGTTTGTAGTTTCAGTCTCAAGCTTTCCTGTGCTCTGCGAACTTGAAGTAATTGGATGCGAAAACACGGTGTGCAATAGTCCATTTGACTTCAAGTCAATA
Encoded proteins:
- the LOC123201957 gene encoding putative disease resistance protein At3g14460, with protein sequence MAVDGSYVFHVLQVIFQSLESRDFMYLSRRHGVAAQLDMLKTDFRYIQKDLIDLERHQLHYEAATMKLWLDDLLDLAYDLDDMVDGFATDMLGRKLMAQHYFSISKVRNLIPDCFTHSTPNIGMVSKIEDIARHLKKFTGTTAPLRFPKLQPSLSLSTHFCFHGRDADKAKILEMVLSEESNYISIVGMGGIGKTSLVVRVYSDRALDGFNIRAWVTVSYGSNSQRICEQLLEAITLSPCTFDELEEALIELRNTVIGKKFLFVLDDVWIENDHDWELLGTTFVAGAAGSKIIVTTRNVAAALTMQPSICYNLNLLTKDACWAIFEFMAGGINPQLISPQIREKVVEKIQGLPLAARTLGRMLSCEKRNEWENILNEERFNFSYESEIIRVLEISYTRLPSHVKGCFTYCAILPKDYEFEEKELVLLWAADGLILSPYGGQKTLKDVGSEYFKALLERSIFQPSSTNASKFRMHGILFSLAQRILGGRNFKLGEDLKTSKRFDKIRYFSYICDNYDRKEKFKDLHRMTHLRTFLSTARGDNTRYLSNMILFYLLPKLKTLRALSLESYYITMLPDSIGDLKLLRYLNLSNIEIRSVPESTSLLFNLQCLILKHCFRLIRLPSNVGSLVNLYHLDIRGVKLAEMPLGMENLKYLQVLSNFVVGKDKGSCIKVLKNLRFLSGELCISRLENVVLDFQGSILADKNSLEVLVLEWGCQHDDSRDKAKENKVLDILQPHKNLSKLTIKCYGGLVFPSWVGDLSYSNLVALRLENCEKCTMLPPLGQLSLLKTLTIKGLVGLNRIGLEIYGENCSRPFPSLETLCFDDLLEWEYWDHIKENKCVNSFTCLQELSIIDCPNLYGQLPDHLSSLEKIVIRECKRLVVSFNHLPSLKELLIHECQQFVVSVSSFPVLCELEVIGCENTVCNSPFDFKSIKSMTLSNISISGNWFIQGSQKVEYLKIVNCEELINPWLSRICLQNLVEWSHSFTSLRELCIENCNGIVSFSEASFLSVLRVLKIKNCSALKYVYEGLKNSDAHVEILQIEDCHSLTFLTRGHLPPFLKQLSLINCQKLQGLLDDKEDTCSSSTSLVHNDDVTNATINLLEYLYISQCPSLTFLSSKDQLFVVLKHLDIRDCLKLRTLLLQGDLPTTLEHLEVSGCSELTRLSTKCLLPEALKHLDIANCPKLTTIAKSFDKGMSVGFIQMKNCKNLEFIPKGIHNLNSLHTMYVQDCPSLVSFPSEGFPDTSSTVLSIERCKKLKALPSGLHNLSCLQQLVIRQCPSVMSIPKEGFPTNLTSLSIDDANLLKSLFEWGLHNLTSLRSLEIRGCLDAICFRIVDMNMVLPTSLTQLTIRSFPKLKYLSSKGFETLISLEKLSISDCMELSSFPTRLPSSLLQLYISNCPLLKKHCRRNKGQEWSKIADIPHVSIDYEFIYDT